The proteins below are encoded in one region of Candidatus Margulisiibacteriota bacterium:
- the dnaJ gene encoding molecular chaperone DnaJ translates to MKKDYYEVLGINKSAAPDEIKKAYRNLARKHHPDVNKEAGSADRFKEINEAYQVLSDPQKRSQYDYFGQAGGPQGAGGFGGGGFEGFDFGGGSGNFGDLGDLFDMFFSGRQGAAQRRGGPERGEDLRLDLRITLTEAAKGADKELEVPHYVACTTCKGSGAKPGTSPVKCATCNGSGQVKKTQRTVLGSFAQIITCPTCRGSGEAIASPCPSCHGNGREKKKHVVKIKVPAGIDSGYRLRVSGAGNAGTKGGPPGDLYVFIEVQPHPLFNRDGANLYYRTEISFIQAILGDEIKVPTLDGEATMKVPPGTQPNTNFKIKEKGLPHLQSKGKGDLYVLVEVKIPTKLTKQQEELLKQFKNA, encoded by the coding sequence ATGAAGAAGGACTACTATGAAGTCCTGGGGATAAATAAAAGCGCGGCGCCGGACGAGATCAAGAAGGCGTACCGCAATTTAGCCCGCAAGCATCATCCCGACGTCAACAAGGAAGCCGGCTCGGCCGACAGGTTCAAGGAGATCAACGAAGCCTACCAGGTCCTCTCCGATCCGCAGAAACGCTCCCAGTACGACTACTTCGGCCAGGCCGGCGGCCCGCAGGGCGCCGGCGGGTTCGGCGGAGGAGGATTCGAAGGCTTTGATTTCGGGGGCGGCAGCGGAAACTTCGGCGACCTCGGCGACCTGTTCGACATGTTCTTCAGCGGCCGCCAGGGCGCAGCCCAGCGCCGCGGCGGCCCGGAGCGGGGCGAAGACCTCCGCCTTGATCTCCGCATCACGCTAACCGAAGCCGCTAAAGGAGCGGACAAAGAGCTGGAAGTCCCCCACTACGTCGCCTGCACCACCTGCAAAGGGAGCGGCGCCAAACCGGGGACCTCGCCGGTCAAATGCGCCACCTGTAACGGTTCGGGCCAGGTCAAGAAAACCCAGCGAACGGTCCTCGGCAGTTTCGCCCAGATCATCACCTGCCCGACCTGCCGCGGCAGCGGCGAAGCGATCGCCTCACCCTGCCCGTCCTGCCACGGCAACGGCCGCGAAAAGAAAAAGCACGTCGTCAAGATCAAAGTTCCGGCCGGAATCGATTCCGGCTACCGCTTGCGGGTATCCGGCGCCGGCAACGCCGGGACTAAAGGCGGTCCGCCCGGCGATCTTTACGTCTTTATCGAAGTTCAACCGCATCCGCTGTTCAACCGCGACGGGGCCAATCTCTACTACCGGACCGAGATCAGTTTTATCCAGGCGATCTTAGGCGACGAGATCAAGGTGCCGACGCTCGACGGGGAAGCGACCATGAAGGTCCCGCCTGGCACGCAGCCGAACACCAATTTCAAGATCAAAGAGAAAGGACTGCCGCACCTCCAGAGCAAAGGGAAAGGCGATCTTTATGTCCTGGTCGAGGTCAAGATCCCAACCAAGCTTACTAAACAGCAGGAAGAGCTGCTGAAACAATTCAAAAATGCCTAG